From one Phocaeicola salanitronis DSM 18170 genomic stretch:
- a CDS encoding glucosaminidase domain-containing protein — MKKLIHWLMVIVLLCGTSAVSAQQRNKAYEDYIKKYRSIAVDEMKHYRIPASITLAQGLLESGAGRSQLARKSNNHFGIKCGGSWDGRSVRYTDDAPNECFRAYKHPKDSYRDHSKFLRSGARYAFLFRLKITDYKGWAKGLKKAGYATDPRYATRLINIIETYDLDKYDKKGGLKWAEEFPNPHQPYLANELLYIIARRGDTFKSIGKEFDIKKKNVRKYNELPKDYEFQGGEIVYLEEKRKKATKDHISYIVKEGDSMYSISQMFGIKIKNLYKLNKLDPETAQIKVGDIIWLR, encoded by the coding sequence ATGAAGAAACTCATTCATTGGCTGATGGTTATCGTCCTGCTATGCGGGACAAGCGCGGTTTCGGCACAGCAACGGAACAAAGCATACGAAGACTATATCAAGAAATACCGCAGCATTGCGGTAGACGAAATGAAACATTACCGTATTCCGGCAAGCATTACGTTGGCACAAGGGTTGTTAGAGTCGGGTGCGGGCAGAAGCCAGTTGGCACGGAAGTCGAACAACCATTTCGGCATCAAGTGCGGCGGATCGTGGGACGGGCGTTCGGTGCGGTATACCGATGATGCGCCCAACGAATGTTTCCGTGCTTACAAGCATCCCAAGGATTCGTATCGCGACCATTCCAAGTTCTTGCGTTCGGGTGCACGATACGCATTCTTGTTCCGCCTGAAAATAACGGATTATAAAGGCTGGGCAAAAGGGTTGAAAAAGGCAGGATATGCCACCGACCCCCGTTATGCGACCCGCCTGATTAACATCATCGAGACGTACGATTTGGACAAATATGATAAAAAAGGAGGCTTGAAATGGGCGGAAGAGTTTCCCAACCCGCACCAGCCTTATCTGGCAAACGAACTCCTTTATATCATAGCCCGTCGGGGAGATACGTTCAAGAGCATCGGCAAGGAGTTTGACATCAAGAAGAAAAATGTGCGCAAGTACAATGAGTTACCGAAAGATTACGAGTTCCAAGGGGGCGAAATCGTTTACTTAGAAGAGAAACGAAAGAAAGCCACCAAAGACCACATATCTTATATTGTGAAAGAAGGGGATTCGATGTACAGCATTTCGCAGATGTTCGGCATCAAGATAAAGAACCTCTATAAGCTGAACAAGCTGGATCCGGAAACGGCGCAGATTAAGGTAGGGGATATTATTTGGTTGAGATAA
- a CDS encoding cytidine deaminase — translation MKEIKLEINICSCAYEELGEEERRLVSAAKEAAARSYAPYSRFHVGAAALLAGGIIVTGSNQENAAYPSGICAERTTVFYANSQYPDQPIKALAIAARDVSGFTKNPIPPCGACRQVLLEAEQRYGCPMRILLYGAQKIYCLNGVKDLLPLSFGSEFL, via the coding sequence ATGAAAGAAATAAAACTGGAAATCAATATCTGTTCTTGCGCTTACGAAGAACTGGGTGAAGAAGAACGCAGGCTGGTCAGTGCAGCCAAAGAAGCGGCGGCGCGGAGTTATGCTCCTTACTCGCGTTTCCATGTGGGAGCAGCTGCCTTGCTTGCGGGCGGTATCATTGTAACAGGCTCCAATCAGGAGAATGCGGCATATCCTTCGGGCATCTGTGCCGAACGCACGACTGTGTTTTATGCCAATTCGCAATATCCTGACCAACCGATAAAAGCTTTGGCAATAGCTGCCCGTGATGTGTCAGGTTTTACCAAAAATCCGATTCCGCCTTGTGGGGCATGCCGCCAGGTTTTGTTGGAAGCCGAACAAAGATATGGCTGTCCCATGCGCATTCTTTTGTACGGCGCCCAAAAAATATATTGCCTGAACGGAGTAAAAGACTTGCTTCCTCTTTCTTTCGGAAGCGAGTTTCTATGA
- a CDS encoding SusF/SusE family outer membrane protein, whose product MKRITNILCMAGMGLMLFSACETDRDDNPTLYEPESFVLNTPDDKMYDLGANDTIRLTLTPPEYGFSAATTYSVQVSLQQDFIDETEEADANYSTLSTPYDTASIALRPDQLNSALAGQYQTLHPDENPTGATVTAYIRVKAEITGSGRGLSTSNTIAVNQVKLGEVVNALEPPTTMYLIGSSIGAGGWSEWKPMVAVNGMAGEFWSMVYFDANAVFKFGTMVNEYIGYTDSRLTIKDNAGAGVSEAPTDGNIQVSKAGWYILYIQAAVNGDDYAFTMTFYEPNVYVFGATAKDSWGYTDEWKFTVPDTKEGNFESPVLGATGEVRMCIQANTDWWRLEFTLKDGTDIFYRENNAVNSGWTDMGSEYSVTGKSGQKIYLNFASGTGEVK is encoded by the coding sequence ATGAAAAGAATAACCAACATACTCTGTATGGCAGGAATGGGATTGATGCTCTTCTCTGCCTGCGAAACGGATAGAGACGATAACCCGACTTTATACGAACCGGAAAGTTTTGTACTGAATACCCCGGATGACAAAATGTATGACTTAGGCGCTAACGACACGATACGATTGACACTGACTCCTCCCGAATACGGATTTTCAGCAGCCACGACGTATAGCGTACAAGTCAGTTTGCAACAAGACTTTATTGATGAAACAGAGGAGGCGGATGCAAACTATTCGACTCTGAGCACACCATATGATACTGCTTCGATAGCATTGCGTCCGGATCAGTTGAACTCGGCTTTAGCCGGTCAATACCAGACGTTGCATCCTGATGAAAACCCGACCGGAGCTACCGTTACGGCATATATACGCGTGAAAGCGGAAATCACGGGAAGCGGAAGAGGGCTTTCCACTTCAAACACAATCGCTGTCAACCAAGTGAAGCTGGGCGAAGTGGTAAATGCGCTTGAACCGCCTACCACTATGTATCTGATAGGTTCGTCAATCGGTGCCGGAGGCTGGAGCGAATGGAAGCCAATGGTAGCGGTTAATGGCATGGCTGGCGAATTCTGGTCGATGGTATACTTCGATGCGAATGCCGTATTTAAGTTTGGCACGATGGTAAACGAATACATCGGTTATACCGATAGCCGTTTGACAATCAAAGACAATGCAGGAGCCGGAGTATCTGAGGCACCAACTGACGGTAACATTCAGGTAAGCAAAGCCGGATGGTATATCCTCTATATCCAGGCAGCTGTCAATGGCGACGACTATGCATTCACCATGACTTTCTATGAACCCAATGTTTATGTATTCGGAGCAACAGCAAAAGATTCATGGGGTTATACAGACGAATGGAAGTTCACCGTTCCAGATACCAAAGAAGGTAATTTCGAATCACCTGTTCTTGGTGCAACCGGCGAAGTGCGTATGTGTATCCAAGCCAACACCGATTGGTGGAGATTGGAATTCACCTTGAAAGATGGAACAGACATCTTCTATCGTGAGAATAATGCTGTCAACAGCGGATGGACCGATATGGGGTCTGAATATTCCGTAACCGGAAAATCTGGTCAAAAGATTTACCTGAACTTTGCCAGTGGAACCGGAGAAGTAAAATAA
- a CDS encoding GNAT family N-acetyltransferase produces the protein MRITAEEWKALQQIREINKDARPTELISQLMQVWESSVRATHHFLSEQDICNLRPMTEEALRTIDTLIIAFAANKPVGFMCIQDQKIEALFLAPGHIGKGIGKRLIRLAINRYKAFYIDVNEQNAQATDIYRHLGFEVFRRNETDSQGNPFPILHMQLKLHKGGR, from the coding sequence ATGCGGATTACGGCAGAAGAGTGGAAGGCGCTTCAACAGATTCGGGAAATAAACAAAGATGCCCGGCCAACGGAACTCATCAGCCAACTGATGCAGGTATGGGAATCATCCGTCCGCGCCACCCATCACTTTCTGAGCGAACAAGACATCTGCAACCTTCGTCCCATGACCGAAGAAGCATTGCGCACCATCGATACCTTGATTATAGCGTTTGCCGCCAACAAGCCTGTTGGCTTTATGTGCATCCAAGACCAGAAAATAGAAGCCCTGTTCCTTGCTCCCGGACATATCGGAAAAGGAATCGGGAAACGGCTCATCCGGTTGGCTATCAATCGATACAAAGCTTTCTACATCGACGTAAACGAGCAGAATGCACAAGCCACAGACATTTACCGCCACCTCGGTTTCGAAGTCTTCCGCCGCAATGAAACCGACAGCCAAGGAAACCCTTTCCCGATATTGCACATGCAATTGAAGCTTCATAAAGGTGGACGGTAA
- a CDS encoding type II toxin-antitoxin system YafQ family toxin, with protein MKYRLKVTKQFKKDVKRCQRRGLPMEELKEVMDLLVETGNLPAKYYPHPLKGDKRGTMECHIRPDWLLLWQQDDNELIMLMANTGTHSDLF; from the coding sequence ATGAAATACCGTTTAAAAGTCACTAAGCAATTCAAGAAAGACGTAAAGCGTTGTCAACGTCGTGGCTTGCCTATGGAAGAACTGAAAGAGGTTATGGATTTATTGGTAGAAACCGGCAACCTTCCGGCAAAGTATTACCCCCATCCGCTTAAAGGAGATAAAAGGGGTACGATGGAGTGTCACATCCGTCCGGATTGGTTATTGCTATGGCAACAGGATGATAACGAGTTGATTATGTTGATGGCTAATACGGGGACTCATTCTGATTTGTTTTGA
- the susD gene encoding starch-binding outer membrane lipoprotein SusD gives MKTRYFKPILSAALLAATTLGSVSCINDLDISSIDPQSSSSFDQWGAFVKQYSMLGLTGQKGLAGTPDLDGQDEGESGFYRTVFNCNELSTDECIWVWQDNVDIPQFTGLSWNSSSQRTEWVYVRLGYDITQMNFFLDQTEGKTDAETLQQRAEVRFLRALHYWYFIDLFGKAPFKEHFNNDLPVEKGGKELYDYIQTELAEAEADMYEPGQAPFGRADKAANWLLRARLYLNAEVYTGTADYENAKTYADKVINSGAYQLCDDYRLMFMADNDRNREAMQEIILPIRQDGMKTRNYGGSTYLVCGTRTGGMPYMGTTNGWSCIIARNALVYKFFPNKDVPMIPEDVDVPAQADLPNDAAIDAWDAQYGVRTVDIIAAAGDDRAMFYAGAGGGRRTMDPSAINSFQSGLSIVKWQNICSDGAATSHTEYPDTDIPLLRLAEAYLTRAEANYRLGDTNAALQDIVTLRSHRGCTTQPVASDIDEMYILDEWAREFYLEGRRRSDLVRFDCFTTDKYLWDWKGGVKEGRPVSDIYNVFPIPETDINNNPNMTQNEGY, from the coding sequence ATGAAAACAAGATATTTCAAACCTATATTGTCGGCAGCACTGCTTGCTGCTACTACACTGGGAAGCGTGTCATGCATCAACGATCTTGACATCAGCTCCATCGACCCGCAAAGCTCTTCCAGTTTCGACCAATGGGGAGCATTCGTAAAACAATATTCCATGCTGGGATTGACCGGTCAGAAAGGTCTTGCCGGAACTCCTGACCTTGACGGACAAGATGAAGGCGAATCTGGCTTTTACCGTACCGTATTCAACTGCAACGAACTCTCGACAGACGAATGCATTTGGGTATGGCAGGACAATGTGGACATCCCTCAGTTTACCGGATTGTCATGGAACTCGTCCAGCCAACGTACCGAATGGGTTTATGTGCGCTTGGGATACGACATTACCCAAATGAACTTTTTCCTCGACCAGACTGAAGGAAAAACCGATGCCGAGACCCTTCAGCAACGTGCCGAAGTGCGCTTCTTGCGTGCCCTGCACTATTGGTACTTTATTGATTTGTTCGGCAAAGCTCCGTTTAAAGAACATTTCAACAATGATTTGCCTGTAGAAAAAGGCGGTAAAGAATTGTATGACTATATCCAGACCGAACTGGCAGAAGCCGAAGCCGATATGTACGAACCGGGACAAGCGCCTTTCGGACGTGCGGACAAAGCTGCCAACTGGTTGCTCCGTGCCCGTCTCTACCTGAATGCAGAAGTCTATACAGGTACAGCCGATTATGAAAATGCCAAGACGTATGCCGATAAAGTTATCAATTCGGGGGCTTACCAACTTTGCGATGACTACCGCCTGATGTTCATGGCAGACAATGACCGGAATCGGGAAGCGATGCAAGAAATCATTCTTCCTATCCGTCAGGACGGTATGAAAACCCGTAATTACGGAGGTTCTACGTATTTGGTATGCGGAACCCGTACAGGCGGTATGCCTTATATGGGAACCACCAACGGATGGTCTTGTATCATTGCACGCAACGCATTGGTGTATAAGTTCTTCCCGAACAAAGACGTGCCGATGATTCCGGAAGACGTAGATGTTCCGGCACAAGCCGACCTGCCCAATGATGCAGCTATTGATGCATGGGACGCACAATACGGTGTACGTACCGTAGATATTATCGCAGCTGCCGGAGACGACCGTGCTATGTTCTATGCCGGTGCGGGTGGCGGACGGCGTACCATGGACCCCAGTGCCATCAATAGTTTCCAAAGCGGCCTTTCCATCGTAAAATGGCAGAACATCTGTTCCGATGGAGCAGCAACCAGCCACACTGAATATCCGGATACCGATATTCCTTTGTTACGTCTGGCAGAAGCTTACCTGACACGTGCGGAAGCTAACTACCGGTTAGGGGATACCAATGCGGCTTTGCAAGATATCGTGACGTTAAGAAGTCACCGTGGCTGCACTACTCAGCCTGTGGCAAGTGATATCGACGAAATGTATATCTTGGATGAATGGGCACGCGAATTCTATCTGGAAGGACGCCGCCGTTCTGATTTGGTACGCTTCGATTGTTTCACCACAGACAAATATCTTTGGGATTGGAAAGGCGGTGTAAAAGAAGGACGTCCGGTAAGCGATATCTACAATGTATTCCCGATTCCGGAAACAGACATCAACAACAACCCGAACATGACACAGAATGAAGGGTATTAA
- a CDS encoding SusC/RagA family TonB-linked outer membrane protein yields the protein MKDLKRRNKLLLLWLAGMLFSVQAFAQSITVNGVVKDNLGEPVIGASVLIKGTTTGTITDFDGNFTLQANQGDIIAISFIGYKTQELPAAANMNVILSDDAELLDEVVVIGYGQVKKDDATGSVTAIKPDELSKGITTNAQDMLAGKVAGVSVISNDGTPGGGATIRIRGGSSLNASNDPLIVIDGLALDNSGIKGMSNGLSMVNPNDIETFTVLKDASATAIYGSRASNGVIIITTKKGKSGQAPRVSYSGSVSVSTTQKRYDVLNGDEFRDYAHQLWGDNLPAELGDANTDWQDQVFRTAVSTEHNVSINGGFKNLPYRVSLGFNKNNGIVKTSDFQRFTASVNLAPSFFDDHLKVNVNAKYMNGKNRYADGIGGAMAMDPTRPVYSDDPMYTTSGGYYQTMQATSAFSDPDWNYTTNVNTPGNPLAALEQKDDTANSNDFVGNVEVDYKFHFLPDLRLHASIGGEYAEGTQTTIWSPYSYSYNYYGRNQLSTEYKYNLSYNVYAQYIKEVGDHMIDVMAGGEEQHFHRNGYTEAQGWDSYAGVAHDVQERGQTAYATRNTLVSYFGRLNYSYKNRYLLTFTMRFDGSSRFADGNRWGKFPSLALGWKLKEENFLKDVNFLSDLKLRLGWGITGQQDVTADFAYMPLYIVSDDYAQYPFGDEYYHSSRPNAFNTNLKWEQTTTYNAGLDFGFLNGRIVGNIDGYYRKTDDLLNSVKIPVGTNFNAQMLQNIGSLKNYGVEFSINAKPVVTKDFMWDLTYNFTWNHNEITKLTGGDDSNYYVETGNKISRGNNTKVQVNKVGYPANSFYVYQQVYDENGKPIENMFVDRNNDGIINPDDKYIYKKPAADFLMGLTSKMTYKNWDFSFALRASLNNYVYYDFLAGKANTSQSGIFSNTAYSNTTKEAIALGFTGQGDYYMSDYFVRNASFLRCDNITLGYSFQELFKSQAYKGIGGRIYATCQNPFIITAYDGLDPEVQSGIDGSPYPRALTFLLGLTLQF from the coding sequence ATGAAAGATTTGAAAAGACGAAACAAGCTCCTGCTGCTATGGCTGGCGGGAATGCTGTTCTCCGTACAAGCCTTTGCGCAAAGCATTACGGTCAACGGAGTAGTGAAAGACAACTTGGGTGAACCGGTTATCGGCGCCAGCGTGTTGATAAAAGGCACTACCACCGGTACGATTACCGACTTCGACGGTAATTTCACCTTGCAAGCCAACCAGGGAGACATCATCGCTATCTCCTTTATCGGATACAAAACGCAGGAACTTCCTGCTGCTGCCAACATGAACGTCATCCTGTCAGACGATGCCGAATTGTTGGACGAAGTAGTGGTTATCGGTTATGGTCAAGTGAAGAAAGACGATGCCACCGGTTCGGTTACGGCTATCAAGCCCGATGAATTGAGTAAAGGTATCACGACTAATGCACAAGACATGTTGGCTGGTAAGGTAGCCGGTGTAAGTGTCATTTCGAACGATGGTACTCCAGGCGGCGGTGCAACCATCCGTATCCGCGGAGGTTCTTCATTGAACGCCAGCAACGACCCGTTGATTGTCATCGATGGATTGGCGTTGGATAATAGCGGTATCAAAGGTATGTCGAACGGACTTTCTATGGTTAACCCGAACGATATCGAAACCTTCACCGTATTGAAAGATGCTTCGGCTACCGCTATCTACGGTTCGCGTGCGTCAAACGGTGTCATTATCATCACTACTAAGAAGGGAAAGAGTGGACAGGCTCCGCGTGTAAGCTATAGCGGTTCGGTATCGGTGTCTACTACTCAAAAACGTTACGATGTATTGAACGGGGACGAGTTCCGTGACTATGCACACCAATTATGGGGCGACAATTTGCCTGCTGAACTGGGCGATGCCAATACCGACTGGCAAGACCAAGTGTTCCGCACAGCAGTCAGCACCGAACATAACGTATCTATCAACGGTGGATTCAAGAACCTGCCTTACCGTGTATCGTTAGGCTTTAACAAGAACAATGGTATTGTGAAGACTTCCGATTTCCAACGCTTCACTGCATCGGTCAACTTAGCTCCTTCGTTCTTCGATGATCATTTGAAAGTGAATGTGAACGCTAAATACATGAACGGGAAAAACCGCTATGCAGATGGAATCGGCGGTGCCATGGCCATGGATCCGACCCGTCCGGTATATAGCGATGATCCGATGTATACAACTTCAGGAGGATATTACCAAACGATGCAAGCAACCTCAGCTTTCTCTGACCCCGACTGGAACTATACAACAAACGTGAACACTCCGGGAAACCCCTTGGCTGCATTGGAACAAAAAGACGATACGGCTAACAGCAACGACTTCGTAGGAAACGTAGAAGTGGACTACAAATTCCATTTCCTGCCCGACCTCCGGTTGCATGCAAGCATCGGCGGTGAATATGCAGAGGGAACTCAAACCACAATCTGGTCTCCCTATTCCTACTCATACAACTACTACGGAAGAAACCAGCTTTCGACCGAATACAAGTATAACCTTTCTTACAACGTATATGCGCAATACATCAAGGAAGTGGGCGACCACATGATTGACGTGATGGCAGGTGGTGAAGAGCAACACTTCCACCGCAACGGATATACCGAAGCGCAAGGTTGGGACAGCTATGCCGGAGTGGCACACGACGTGCAAGAACGTGGTCAGACTGCCTACGCAACCCGTAATACATTGGTATCTTATTTCGGACGTTTGAACTATTCATACAAGAACCGTTATTTGCTTACTTTCACCATGCGTTTCGATGGTTCATCACGCTTTGCCGACGGAAACCGTTGGGGTAAGTTCCCTTCGTTGGCATTGGGTTGGAAACTGAAAGAAGAAAACTTCTTGAAAGACGTGAATTTCCTTTCTGACTTGAAACTTCGTTTGGGCTGGGGTATTACCGGTCAGCAAGACGTAACCGCCGACTTCGCCTATATGCCGTTGTATATCGTGAGCGATGACTATGCACAATATCCGTTTGGAGACGAATATTATCATTCTTCCCGTCCGAATGCGTTCAACACGAACCTGAAATGGGAGCAGACAACTACATACAATGCCGGATTGGACTTCGGATTCCTGAACGGACGTATCGTGGGTAACATCGATGGATATTACCGTAAGACCGATGACTTGTTGAATAGTGTCAAGATTCCGGTAGGAACCAATTTCAATGCCCAAATGCTTCAGAACATCGGTTCGTTGAAGAACTACGGTGTGGAATTTTCTATCAATGCCAAACCGGTTGTTACGAAAGACTTCATGTGGGACTTGACTTATAACTTTACTTGGAACCACAATGAAATTACCAAGCTGACCGGTGGAGATGATTCTAATTATTATGTAGAAACTGGCAATAAAATCAGTCGGGGAAACAACACCAAAGTACAAGTGAACAAAGTAGGCTATCCGGCTAATTCGTTCTATGTATATCAACAAGTGTACGATGAAAACGGCAAGCCTATTGAAAACATGTTTGTCGACCGTAACAATGACGGTATCATTAATCCTGACGATAAGTATATTTACAAGAAACCGGCTGCCGACTTCCTGATGGGTCTTACTTCGAAGATGACTTACAAGAACTGGGACTTCAGCTTCGCGCTCCGTGCCAGCCTGAACAACTATGTATATTATGACTTCTTGGCAGGCAAAGCCAATACCAGCCAGTCGGGTATCTTCTCGAACACTGCTTATAGCAACACCACCAAAGAAGCGATTGCATTAGGCTTTACCGGACAAGGTGACTATTACATGAGTGATTATTTTGTACGTAACGCTTCATTCCTCCGTTGCGACAACATCACATTGGGTTACTCGTTCCAGGAACTCTTCAAGAGCCAGGCATACAAGGGTATCGGAGGACGTATCTACGCTACTTGCCAGAATCCGTTCATCATCACTGCATACGATGGACTTGACCCTGAAGTGCAGAGCGGTATTGACGGAAGTCCTTATCCGCGTGCGTTGACGTTCTTGCTGGGATTAACTTTACAATTCTAA